In the Candidatus Rokuibacteriota bacterium genome, one interval contains:
- a CDS encoding DegT/DnrJ/EryC1/StrS aminotransferase family protein, with protein MPNVPCDSAGVADRFIPFAPPFIGEEEKQEVLDTLESGWLTTGPRTQRFEHELAEFCGARYAVAVNSCTAALHLALAALGVGEGDEVITSPFTFASTAHVILYQRARPVFVDIEPDTFNLDPAKVASSITSRTRAILPVHYGGHPAEMDPILSLARRHGLAVVEDAAHALGARYRERPVGSMGDVTCFSFYATKNLTTGEGGMLVTGHEEVARRARMLGMYGIDDAREIWRRYTPRGTWEYDIIALGYKYNMMDIQAALGLHQLRRLDWFTKRRAENAAIYAEILGGVAEVTLPRARPWVSHAWHLFPLLLNLERLRVSREQVIECLRAAGVGTSVLFRPLHLHSYYREVLGLGEGAFPVAEDVFVRLVNLPVSPKIAPEEIRLVSEAILRILKEGHR; from the coding sequence ATGCCTAACGTGCCTTGCGACAGCGCAGGGGTGGCGGACCGTTTCATCCCCTTCGCCCCTCCCTTCATCGGGGAGGAGGAAAAACAGGAGGTCCTGGATACGCTGGAGTCCGGCTGGCTCACCACGGGGCCGCGGACCCAACGGTTCGAGCATGAGCTGGCTGAGTTCTGCGGAGCTCGGTACGCCGTGGCGGTGAACTCCTGCACCGCGGCACTGCACCTCGCCCTGGCCGCGCTGGGAGTCGGAGAGGGGGACGAGGTGATCACCAGTCCCTTCACCTTCGCTTCGACCGCGCATGTGATCCTGTACCAGCGAGCGCGGCCCGTGTTCGTGGACATCGAGCCGGACACGTTCAACCTGGACCCGGCCAAGGTGGCCAGCTCCATCACCTCCCGGACGCGAGCCATCCTCCCGGTCCACTACGGCGGTCACCCGGCGGAGATGGACCCGATCCTGAGTCTCGCGCGGCGCCACGGGCTGGCCGTCGTGGAGGACGCGGCCCATGCGCTAGGGGCCCGGTACCGGGAACGGCCGGTCGGTTCCATGGGGGACGTGACCTGCTTCAGCTTCTACGCGACGAAGAACCTGACCACGGGAGAAGGTGGGATGCTCGTGACGGGTCACGAGGAGGTCGCCCGCCGGGCCCGCATGCTGGGGATGTACGGGATCGACGACGCGCGGGAGATCTGGAGGCGTTACACGCCCCGCGGGACATGGGAGTACGACATCATCGCCCTGGGGTACAAGTACAACATGATGGACATCCAGGCGGCACTCGGCCTCCACCAGCTGAGGCGGCTGGACTGGTTCACGAAGCGCCGGGCTGAGAACGCGGCGATCTACGCCGAGATCCTGGGCGGGGTGGCAGAGGTGACGCTCCCGAGAGCGCGCCCGTGGGTCTCCCATGCCTGGCACCTGTTCCCGCTCCTGCTGAACCTGGAACGACTCCGGGTCAGCCGGGAACAGGTGATCGAGTGCCTCCGCGCGGCCGGCGTCGGGACGAGCGTGCTCTTCCGACCCCTGCACCTGCACAGTTACTACCGGGAGGTCCTGGGTCTCGGGGAGGGGGCGTTCCCGGTGGCGGAGGATGTCTTTGTCAGGCTCGTCAACCTCCCCGTCTCGCCGAAGATCGCCCCAGAGGAGATCCGTCTGGTGAGCGAAGCTATCCTCAGGATCCTCAAGGAGGGACACCGGTGA
- a CDS encoding SDR family oxidoreductase yields MSVTRQRALLIGGAGYLGAVLTRRLLAEGWGVTVYDALLFGPEPMKELEGDPGFCLIRGDVRDLSGLAAAIPGHDAVIVLAALVGEPACQKDARGAVEVNYLSAILAAQAARYCGISRFVFASTDSCYGAQEGILTESSPLRPISHYARLKMQAEQEILSLADATFSPVVLRMATLYGLSPRMRFDLIVNTLTMHAVTRRRIRIYGGEQWRPLVHVADAAEAYVLALQAARERIHGEIINVGSDEQNYQIGEIGRVVAGHFPGISVEVLPQAPDLRDYHVSFAKAAAVLGFRAMRGVTDGIREIARALTSGEILDPDDGRYVNA; encoded by the coding sequence ATGAGCGTCACGCGGCAGCGTGCGCTGCTGATCGGCGGGGCGGGCTACCTGGGGGCGGTGCTCACGCGCCGCCTGCTCGCTGAGGGGTGGGGGGTCACGGTCTACGATGCACTCCTCTTCGGCCCGGAGCCCATGAAGGAGCTGGAGGGCGACCCGGGGTTCTGCCTGATCCGGGGGGATGTCCGGGACCTGTCGGGGTTGGCCGCCGCCATCCCTGGGCACGACGCGGTCATCGTCTTGGCGGCCCTGGTCGGGGAGCCGGCCTGCCAGAAGGACGCCCGGGGGGCCGTGGAGGTGAACTACCTCTCCGCGATCCTCGCGGCTCAGGCTGCCCGGTACTGCGGCATCTCCCGGTTCGTGTTCGCCTCGACCGACAGCTGCTACGGGGCCCAGGAAGGAATCCTGACCGAGTCCTCGCCGCTGCGTCCCATCTCCCATTACGCCCGGCTCAAGATGCAGGCGGAACAGGAGATTCTGAGCCTGGCCGATGCGACCTTCTCCCCGGTCGTCCTGCGGATGGCGACCCTGTACGGCCTGTCCCCCCGGATGCGGTTCGACCTCATCGTCAACACCCTGACCATGCACGCGGTGACGCGCCGGCGTATCAGGATCTATGGGGGCGAGCAGTGGCGGCCCCTCGTCCACGTGGCGGACGCCGCCGAGGCCTATGTCCTGGCGCTTCAGGCCGCCCGCGAGCGGATCCACGGGGAGATCATCAACGTGGGCTCGGACGAGCAGAACTACCAGATCGGCGAGATCGGCAGGGTGGTCGCAGGGCATTTTCCCGGCATCAGTGTGGAGGTGCTCCCCCAGGCCCCGGACCTCAGGGACTACCACGTGAGCTTCGCGAAGGCCGCGGCGGTGCTGGGGTTCCGGGCGATGCGGGGCGTGACCGATGGCATCCGGGAGATCGCTCGCGCCCTGACCAGCGGTGAGATCCTGGACCCCGACGATGGTCGGTACGTCAATGCCTAA